A portion of the Meiothermus sp. CFH 77666 genome contains these proteins:
- a CDS encoding ABC transporter permease produces MFAYTIRRLLQMIPLLFAASVVIFTLLALQPGDPLDELRQQNPRITAEQLEQLRRAYGLDQPIYVRYFKWLGRALQGDFGQSRTYASPAGQIIFGQRLPRTLVLSGAALTLALLVAIPVGIFSAVRQYSRADYAITFLSFVGFSMPIFFLGILLLYVFAFWLPERIPWFPKFPVQSISDLQWSQVVSGEIGFWQFIGDWAFKLILPVIALSTIQMASWTRYMRASLLEVLNQDYVRTARAKGLGERIVLYKHALRNALIPIVTLVGLAIPGVFGGAVITETIFSYPGMGRAILDSLIEKDYNVAMAALAFLAVLTAMFNLLADLMYAVVDPRIRYS; encoded by the coding sequence GTGTTTGCTTACACGATTCGCCGACTGCTGCAAATGATTCCATTGTTGTTTGCAGCCTCTGTAGTGATCTTTACTTTGTTGGCCCTACAACCCGGAGACCCGCTGGACGAACTGCGCCAGCAGAACCCCCGCATCACCGCCGAACAGCTGGAACAACTGCGCCGGGCCTACGGCCTCGACCAGCCCATCTACGTACGCTACTTCAAGTGGCTTGGGCGGGCTTTGCAGGGCGATTTTGGTCAGTCCCGTACCTACGCCTCTCCTGCGGGGCAGATCATTTTTGGTCAGCGCCTGCCGCGCACGCTGGTGCTCTCCGGAGCGGCCTTGACACTGGCCTTGCTGGTGGCCATCCCGGTGGGGATATTTTCGGCGGTGCGGCAGTATAGCCGCGCCGATTACGCCATCACCTTTTTGTCGTTTGTAGGGTTTTCCATGCCCATTTTCTTCCTGGGCATCTTACTACTGTATGTGTTCGCATTTTGGTTGCCTGAGCGAATACCGTGGTTTCCTAAGTTCCCGGTGCAGAGTATCTCCGACCTTCAGTGGTCGCAGGTTGTTAGCGGCGAAATTGGCTTCTGGCAGTTTATTGGGGACTGGGCCTTCAAGCTAATCCTGCCGGTGATCGCCCTCTCAACCATTCAGATGGCTTCCTGGACCCGTTATATGCGCGCAAGCCTGCTGGAAGTCTTGAACCAGGATTACGTCCGCACCGCCCGTGCTAAGGGGTTGGGCGAGCGGATTGTGCTCTATAAGCACGCCCTGCGCAATGCCCTGATTCCCATCGTGACTCTGGTTGGTCTGGCCATTCCCGGGGTCTTTGGTGGAGCCGTTATCACCGAAACGATATTCTCATATCCCGGCATGGGTCGGGCTATTCTGGACTCACTGATTGAAAAAGACTACAACGTCGCCATGGCAGCCCTGGCTTTTTTGGCCGTGCTGACGGCAATGTTCAACCTGCTGGCCGACCTGATGTATGCGGTGGTAGATCCCCGCATCCGCTATAGTTAG
- a CDS encoding ABC transporter permease gives MAAIATAPKQKSQSTWALAWRRFKKHKAAMVSLWIVVALVLMAILAPWIAPYSPTAQPTGDDLASKYYLGPTREHLLGTDDLGRDVLSRIMYGARISLLVGFVAALASALIGTTLGVIAGYFSGRPLRFYIGPFAKVQGGWKPGPFAVWRVFSWVLLYAALFFVAELAWRLAGPNVEALLSGNNSFNNFASLLGLILTWGVVLAVGAWGLFGQGRLDLDVVISRFMDFMLTIPELPLLLVLSALLRDTQGVAGQWAASVFQEGASVFIIITIIVLFGWIGTGRLIRGAVLSLREQDFTAAAQALGASEARIMFRHLVPNALAPLIVNATLAVGGAIITEAALSFLGFGIQPPVATWGNMLNNAQVYVFDAPWLALAPGFMIFLTVLAFNYLGDGLRDALDPRSRL, from the coding sequence ATGGCTGCTATCGCTACTGCTCCAAAACAAAAATCCCAGTCAACCTGGGCTTTGGCTTGGCGCCGCTTCAAGAAACACAAAGCGGCTATGGTTTCTCTCTGGATTGTGGTTGCGCTAGTTCTCATGGCTATACTGGCTCCATGGATTGCTCCTTATAGTCCGACTGCGCAACCCACGGGTGATGACCTGGCTTCCAAGTATTACCTGGGACCCACCCGTGAACACCTGCTGGGTACCGATGACCTAGGTCGTGATGTGTTATCGCGTATCATGTACGGTGCTCGAATCTCTTTGCTGGTTGGATTTGTGGCAGCCTTAGCTTCCGCTCTAATTGGAACTACCCTGGGCGTCATTGCAGGGTACTTCTCTGGACGTCCTTTGCGTTTCTACATTGGGCCCTTCGCAAAGGTACAGGGGGGATGGAAGCCAGGGCCTTTCGCAGTTTGGCGTGTTTTCTCGTGGGTACTTTTGTATGCAGCGCTATTTTTTGTGGCAGAACTCGCCTGGCGGCTAGCGGGCCCTAATGTTGAGGCGCTCCTATCCGGTAACAACTCATTCAACAATTTTGCATCCCTTCTTGGCCTGATTCTCACCTGGGGTGTTGTGCTGGCTGTTGGGGCGTGGGGTCTGTTCGGCCAGGGGCGCCTGGATCTTGATGTGGTGATTTCTCGGTTCATGGATTTCATGCTTACGATACCCGAGTTGCCTCTGCTCTTGGTTCTATCCGCCCTGCTTCGTGATACCCAGGGAGTTGCCGGACAATGGGCAGCCTCGGTTTTTCAGGAGGGAGCCTCGGTATTCATCATCATCACCATCATCGTGCTGTTTGGCTGGATCGGCACAGGGCGGCTAATCCGGGGGGCGGTACTGAGCTTGCGGGAACAGGACTTCACGGCGGCTGCCCAGGCGCTTGGGGCGAGCGAGGCTAGAATCATGTTCCGCCACCTGGTGCCCAATGCCTTGGCTCCACTGATAGTGAACGCCACCCTAGCGGTTGGCGGGGCTATCATTACCGAAGCCGCTCTATCGTTTCTGGGCTTTGGCATTCAGCCGCCGGTAGCCACCTGGGGCAATATGCTCAACAATGCCCAGGTATACGTTTTTGATGCACCCTGGCTGGCGCTGGCGCCGGGTTTCATGATCTTCCTGACAGTGCTGGCCTTCAACTATCTGGGGGATGGCCTGCGGGACGCGCTCGACCCGCGCAGCAGGCTCTAG